The following coding sequences lie in one Apium graveolens cultivar Ventura chromosome 3, ASM990537v1, whole genome shotgun sequence genomic window:
- the LOC141710632 gene encoding putative arabinosyltransferase ARAD1: MGERNAAHIGFLSQKFLFCLFTFVSVLFILSWLFLLRSTSHPRSIDHSFLLNSNLLSVFNDRSSKPRIPIDIQHESNTTRARDFPQKRNFGDCETILKVFMYDLPPEFHFALIGWKPEGNGIWPDIRSKIPPYPGGLNLQHSIEYWLTLDLLSSEFAENLDGRNAVRVYDSSEADVIFVPFFSCICYNRFSRLKPHQKGSVNKLLQKKLVKFLTAQEEWKKSGGRDHIIIAHHPNSLLDARMQLWPAMFILSDFGRYPPSIANVEKDVIAPYKHVIRNYANDSSDYDSRQTLLYFQGAIYRKDGGTARQELFYLLKEEKDVHFSFGSAQKDGVNKASAGMHSSKFCLNIAGDTPSSNRLFDAIASHCVPVIISDEIELPYEDILDYSEFCVFVRTLDAVKENFLINLIRNIGKDEWTRMWAKLKEIENMFEYQYPSKEDDAVQMIWKAVARKIPSIKMKLHQSKRFSRFEPHAEKAIPSNLLPRNFQ; this comes from the exons ATGGGGGAAAGAAATGCAGCCCACATAGGGTTTCTTTCACAGAAATTCTTGTTTTGTTTGTTTACTTTTGTTTCAGTCTTGTTCATATTATCTTGGCTCTTCTTGTTGCGTTCCACTAGTCATCCTCGCTCTATTGATCACTCTTTCCTACTTAATTCCAATCTTCTTTCAGTATTCAACGATAGGAGTTCTAAGCCTAGGATTCCAATTGATATTCAACACGAGAGCAATACAACTAGAGCTAGAGATTTCCCTCAAAAGAGAAACTTTGGTGATTGTGAAACGATACTTAAAGTTTTCATGTATGATTTACCTCCTGAGTTCCATTTTGCCCTTATAGGATGGAAGCCTGAGGGAAATGGGATTTGGCCAGATATTCGTAGCAAGATTCCTCCTTATCCTGGTGGATTGAATTTGCAACACAGCATAGAATATTGGCTCACACTTGATCTCCTCTCCTCTGAGTTTGCTGAAAATTTGGATGGTCGTAATGCTGTCAGAGTTTATGATTCAAGTGAAGCTGATGTCATATTTGTTCCATTTTTTTCTTGCATATGCTATAACCGGTTCTCAAGGTTAAAGCCTCATCAGAAGGGGAGTGTAAATAAACTTCTTCAAAAGAAGTTGGTAAAATTCTTGACAGCTCAAGAAGAGTGGAAGAAGTCAGGTGGCAGAGACCATATCATTATTGCTCACCATCCAAACAGCCTTTTAGATGCTAGGATGCAACTTTGGCCTGCTATGTTTATTCTGTCTGATTTCGGGAGGTATCCCCCTAGCATAGCTAATGTTGAAAAAGATGTAATTGCGCCATACAAACATGTTATCAGGAACTATGCGAATGATTCCTCAGATTATGATAGCCGCCAAACTTTGCTGTACTTCCAGGGGGCCATATACAGAAAAGAT GGTGGGACTGCCCGGCAGGAGTTATTTTACCttttgaaggaagaaaaagatgtACACTTTAGCTTCGGGAGTGCTCAAAAAGATGGCGTTAATAAAGCTTCAGCAGGGATGCATTCCTCTAAATTCTGCCTCAACATAGCTGGTGACACTCCCTCATCAAACCGTCTGTTTGATGCCATTGCTAGCCACTGTGTCCCAGTTATCATCAGTGATGAAATTGAGCTTCCCTACGAAGATATTCTTGACTATTCAGAGTTCTGTGTGTTTGTTCGTACTTTAGATGCTGTCAAAGAAAACTTTCTCATTAATCTAATCAGGAATATTGGGAAAGATGAGTGGACCAGAATGTGGGCAAAGCTGAAGGAGATTGAGAATATGTTTGAGTATCAATATCCATCCAAGGAGGATGACGCTGTTCAAATGATATGGAAAGCTGTGGCTCGTAAGATTCCCTCAATTAAAATGAAGTTACACCAGTCTAAACGCTTCTCACGTTTTGAACCCCACGCGGAGAAAGCCATACCATCAAATCTCTTGCCAAGAAATTTTCAGTAA